A genome region from Alteripontixanthobacter maritimus includes the following:
- the ntrC gene encoding nitrogen regulation protein NR(I) — MPGRILLVEDDAAIATVITAALQGEGHTIDRCASIAERNRLLGEASYSAMLTDIMLEDGDGLANLADVQKQNPELPVIVLSAQNTLDTAVRASDLGAFEYFPKPFDLDELTRAVEQAVQSARAMDVGGQDESHSARVDEGGEQIDPSLPLVGRSPAMQGVFRMITRVLRNDLTVLILGESGTGKELVAQAIHDLGHRRTGPFVAVNAAAIPRELIESELFGHEKGAFTGATGQAIGKFEQASGGTLFLDEIGDMPAEAQTRLLRALQSGSIRRVGGRQDVQVDVRIVAATNRDLSSMVVSGQFREDLYYRLAVVPVQLPPLRDRRTDIPDLVSFFLANAARQGLPQRGISKAGLDLLKALDWPGNVRELQNMVMRLALMSRDETIDAQCVRDALEAMPGHAGADAAAPDYEAALHHWLAEARPADGTLYHSAQAAFERPLFEHALEQTSGNQLRAAQLLGINRNTLRKRLDDLEIDPDRFARRRAN, encoded by the coding sequence ATGCCGGGACGCATCCTGCTGGTCGAGGACGACGCCGCCATCGCGACCGTCATCACCGCCGCCCTGCAGGGCGAGGGGCATACGATCGACCGGTGCGCCAGCATTGCCGAGCGTAACCGCCTGCTTGGCGAGGCCAGCTATTCTGCGATGCTGACCGATATTATGCTGGAAGACGGAGACGGACTGGCAAATCTTGCCGACGTGCAGAAGCAGAATCCCGAGCTTCCTGTCATTGTGCTGTCCGCGCAGAATACGCTCGATACCGCTGTGCGGGCGAGTGATCTGGGGGCCTTCGAGTACTTCCCGAAACCGTTCGACCTGGATGAATTGACACGCGCGGTGGAGCAAGCCGTACAGTCTGCGCGAGCGATGGACGTTGGAGGCCAAGACGAGAGTCACAGTGCAAGAGTGGACGAGGGCGGCGAACAAATCGATCCGTCGCTGCCACTGGTCGGGCGGAGTCCGGCGATGCAGGGCGTTTTCCGGATGATCACCCGCGTTCTGCGTAACGATCTCACAGTCCTGATCCTTGGCGAGAGCGGCACGGGCAAGGAGCTTGTCGCGCAGGCAATCCACGACCTGGGCCATCGCCGCACCGGCCCGTTTGTGGCTGTCAACGCTGCCGCCATCCCGCGTGAGCTAATCGAAAGCGAGCTGTTCGGCCACGAAAAGGGCGCATTTACCGGCGCTACCGGGCAGGCAATCGGGAAGTTCGAACAAGCGAGCGGCGGCACGTTGTTTCTTGATGAAATCGGCGACATGCCTGCGGAGGCCCAGACACGGCTGCTGCGCGCCCTGCAATCCGGCAGCATCCGCCGTGTTGGCGGCAGGCAGGATGTTCAGGTCGATGTACGAATTGTGGCTGCTACCAATCGCGATCTATCTTCCATGGTCGTAAGCGGGCAATTTCGCGAAGACCTTTATTACCGCTTAGCCGTAGTGCCGGTACAACTTCCCCCTTTGCGAGATCGCAGGACCGACATCCCCGACCTCGTCAGCTTTTTCCTCGCCAATGCCGCGCGTCAGGGTTTGCCGCAGCGCGGTATCAGCAAGGCTGGTCTGGACTTGCTGAAGGCGCTCGACTGGCCGGGCAATGTCCGCGAATTGCAGAACATGGTTATGCGACTGGCGCTGATGTCGCGCGACGAGACGATCGACGCACAATGCGTGAGGGACGCGCTCGAAGCGATGCCAGGCCATGCGGGGGCTGACGCTGCGGCGCCCGATTATGAGGCTGCCTTGCACCACTGGTTGGCCGAGGCTCGCCCTGCTGACGGCACGCTTTATCACAGTGCGCAGGCAGCCTTCGAAAGACCGCTGTTCGAGCACGCACTTGAGCAGACTTCGGGCAATCAGTTAAGGGCCGCTCAACTGCTCGGCATTAATCGCAATACGCTACGCAAACGCCTCGACGATCTGGAAATCGATCCTGACAGGTTCGCCCGCCGACGGGCCAATTAA